One region of Chlamydiales bacterium genomic DNA includes:
- a CDS encoding ParB/RepB/Spo0J family partition protein, giving the protein MDAELLEITDEFCVISLQKIRINPYQPRRIFNDEELCELAESIKSIGLIQPIVVRSLESETGLFELVAGERRFRASQKAGLKTIPAVVRKYSSMQSAEAALIENMQRVDLNPIEIASAIRSIMLQFELKQEEVANKVGKKRSTIANYLRLLSLPKVIQDTLSSQRISMGHAKVILSLEHIHHQLLLHEKILNDSLTVREAEEICKKLQTHSEEGSAAQNTHNIHLEDLAKRLQDAFGTRVDLIEGKKESGRITIHYHNYDDLDRLLQCMMLKDG; this is encoded by the coding sequence ATGGATGCAGAACTTTTAGAAATTACGGATGAATTTTGCGTTATTTCTTTGCAAAAGATACGTATTAATCCGTATCAGCCAAGAAGAATTTTTAATGATGAGGAGCTTTGTGAGCTTGCAGAATCGATAAAGTCTATTGGCTTGATTCAACCCATCGTCGTGCGCTCTCTTGAGTCTGAAACAGGATTATTTGAATTAGTCGCAGGTGAGCGCAGATTTAGGGCGTCTCAAAAAGCAGGTCTCAAGACAATACCAGCTGTTGTTAGAAAATACTCCTCTATGCAGTCTGCAGAGGCTGCCCTTATTGAAAATATGCAACGGGTAGACCTTAATCCTATTGAAATTGCAAGTGCAATTCGCTCTATTATGCTTCAGTTTGAATTGAAGCAAGAAGAAGTTGCAAATAAGGTAGGCAAAAAGCGCTCAACGATTGCAAATTACTTGCGCTTGCTTTCGCTACCAAAAGTAATTCAGGATACTCTCTCTTCTCAGAGAATATCGATGGGGCATGCAAAGGTGATTCTCTCTTTAGAACATATACATCATCAGTTGTTGCTTCATGAAAAAATTCTCAATGATTCTTTAACAGTACGAGAAGCAGAAGAGATATGTAAAAAATTGCAAACGCACTCTGAAGAGGGCTCTGCAGCTCAAAATACACATAATATTCACTTAGAAGATCTTGCAAAAAGGCTGCAAGATGCATTTGGAACAAGAGTAGACTTGATCGAGGGTAAAAAAGAAAGCGGTCGTATTACTATCCACTATCATAATTATGATGACCTTGACAGATTACTTCAATGCATGATGCTTAAGGATGGTTGA
- a CDS encoding efflux transporter outer membrane subunit translates to MKKSLTFIIMTLTLLLFLHGCTVGPDYERPKVQIPERWIEKSCQEYQKEPWVEWWSTFHDPMLNYLITQAIKCNLDLKIALAKVRYARGLYVATKAPMFPRIDLSAGAQQFALSQSFPYLTIDQSYALYDAHFDAIWELDIFGGRKRSIESSLANYGSHVEKSRLVLISLISETARNYIEFRGIQEQLCIMNQMVELQKEKLFMKQSEENEALASNVDVARAKASLADMEANIPGLRTNLLQTENRIALILGKLPGSLNCALSVQHPMPSLPCNIPIGLPSTLLLRRPDVRQAERELMEATANVGVAVAEYFPKLGLTGSDGQLSQQLKTFANAVNNNSVYGFNISWPLFSGGHVAGYVKSSEGKHQEAFYNYIKAILTAFQDVENALIAYNDGKTEYMLLQIEVENKHSIYKNMKLIFQEGLVSYLNVIQAKEDLLTTENDLLQSRIQLTNHLILLYKALGGGWQCTLPVLNHP, encoded by the coding sequence ATGAAAAAAAGTCTGACATTCATTATTATGACTCTTACATTACTTCTTTTTTTACATGGATGCACCGTTGGACCTGATTACGAAAGACCAAAAGTGCAAATTCCAGAGCGTTGGATAGAAAAATCTTGTCAAGAGTATCAAAAGGAGCCCTGGGTTGAGTGGTGGAGTACATTTCATGATCCTATGCTCAATTATTTAATCACCCAAGCCATTAAATGTAATTTGGATCTCAAGATAGCCCTTGCAAAGGTACGCTATGCAAGAGGCCTTTATGTAGCAACAAAGGCTCCTATGTTCCCTCGTATTGATTTGTCCGCAGGTGCGCAACAATTTGCTTTAAGCCAATCATTTCCCTATCTTACAATAGATCAAAGCTACGCCCTATACGATGCGCACTTTGATGCCATCTGGGAATTAGATATTTTTGGGGGAAGAAAAAGATCCATCGAATCCTCTCTTGCAAACTATGGGTCTCATGTTGAAAAGTCGCGCCTTGTATTAATTTCGCTCATTTCAGAAACAGCAAGAAACTATATCGAATTTCGAGGAATACAAGAACAACTCTGCATCATGAACCAAATGGTCGAATTGCAAAAAGAAAAGCTTTTCATGAAACAATCAGAAGAAAATGAAGCTCTTGCAAGCAATGTCGATGTTGCCAGAGCAAAAGCATCCCTTGCAGATATGGAAGCAAACATACCTGGGTTAAGAACAAATCTTCTTCAAACAGAAAATCGCATTGCCCTTATTCTTGGAAAACTTCCAGGAAGCTTAAATTGTGCTCTTTCAGTCCAGCATCCTATGCCATCTCTTCCTTGCAATATTCCCATAGGCCTTCCATCTACCCTGCTTCTCAGAAGGCCAGATGTCAGACAAGCTGAGCGAGAACTTATGGAAGCAACAGCAAATGTGGGTGTTGCCGTGGCTGAATACTTCCCAAAACTTGGTTTAACAGGCTCAGATGGACAATTAAGTCAGCAACTAAAAACTTTTGCAAATGCTGTAAATAATAATAGTGTATACGGCTTCAATATCAGCTGGCCACTATTTTCTGGAGGACACGTTGCAGGTTACGTTAAATCATCGGAAGGCAAGCATCAAGAAGCCTTTTACAACTATATAAAGGCTATATTAACCGCTTTTCAAGACGTAGAAAATGCTCTTATTGCCTACAATGATGGGAAAACAGAATACATGCTTCTTCAAATTGAAGTAGAAAACAAACACTCTATTTACAAAAATATGAAATTAATTTTCCAAGAGGGTCTTGTTTCCTATTTGAATGTGATTCAAGCAAAAGAGGATCTACTCACCACTGAAAATGATCTCCTGCAAAGCAGGATTCAATTAACTAATCATCTTATTTTGCTTTACAAGGCGCTTGGTGGTGGCTGGCAATGCACACTTCCCGTCCTCAACCATCCTTAA